The Vitis vinifera cultivar Pinot Noir 40024 chromosome 3, ASM3070453v1 region GTCTTTAAGACTTTGTACAATGATTGTGAAATGTGGCTCTTGTAAGATGATCGGTTTTGATCTTTTCTTATACTAATCCAGGAAGCTTTGATTGTGAATTGGACATTACCAAGGACTTAGATAATCATAGCAGCCTCACCTATTAATAACTATTAGTCAATACAACGACGCGTTGTCGTATTGTGATACCCTCTTCACAAAATGAAATACTTTCAGTTAGGAAGATGCGATTAGCCATAAGGTGGTACCTGGGTCTCTATGATAATCTTGGtgcttaggttttttttttttttttttttttttttttttaaatttatttttatgagttttacTTCATTTACTGTTCTTAGAAGCCAGAATGCTTGAAAGTTGAAGCAGGGATAATTCAGATAGGTACACTGAATGAGGTAAATGCCCATGTGGGGGCATCTGCTTGAGAGTCAGATACTGAGGTCCCCAGTTGACCCAGTCGGCTAGCTAACCTTCAAACCTTTCTTCTAAGTGGGCATGGCATCATTTGACTAGAGAGTTTGACACATTCAACTATTTGTGTAAGCTGTTTACCAGAACATGCCAGCAGTGGAGGTGGGGAATAATTCCAATGGGACCAACCTTGCAGTTTCTTGAAGACACACCCTTAAAATGCAATTATGGGTTTAGGATAAGCTTTTCTACTTCTGGTGTAAAATGTTCTTTTTAAGGAACATAAAGGATAATTTTGATTGACAAGTGTGATACCATTTTTATGGCAATCTTTTGAGAAGCATGATACCATTTTTTATGGGTAGACCAGCCATCACTAATTTTCTTATGTAcagtgatttttttaaattatgttttttttcccttttttttttttttttccccaaagtCCTTTGATTGCTGTCACATTTTGGGGATGCTAGGGAGGGAACAAATCTTTAGATCCATACAACAAAATCTTTCAACCTAATCTACACATGTATCAGCCAAGGCCATGTTGGCTGTTGTTTCCTTATCTAAAAGGGGCATGGTACTGAAAAACATCATGTTTGTTCTGGTCATCAAATATGAATCATTGGATTTGGGTGTTTTtcgaaatgaaatgaaattatttttctactgAATATGATTGCAAAATCAAATGTTATGTGGGTTTGAACCCAAAGGTAGTTAAAACTCAAAAGTATTGATTAAAATgaagaaggaaaatatgaataatCATGGGAAAGACTGAGTCTAAGAATGGGACCAGAAAATTAGCTGGAAATATTTGACCAAAGAAGCTGGTGGAGGAGGAAAGAGGGGGCCAGTGGCAATGGGAACCGTGGCGGAAACCCACCAATGGAGTGGATGAAACCAAACCGTTTGTATTTTTCTGATGAAAAAGAAGAGCGAGATCCACTCTCTCCCTCTCCTTTAACAGCCAAAGTCAAATGTAAAAATGTTAACGTTTGGGGAGCACTTTTCACTCTCTCCCTTTACCACTATGGCTTTCCTGGAAACCGTGTGATTAAATTTCTGTTtatccaaacaaaacaaaaaaaaaagtatatgacAATTGGGAAAGCCGCGTGATGTgaagggggaaaaaaataaaaaaaaacaaacgacATAGCTGGTCAGCACTGTCTTTATGATCTTTCTCAGCAGCCCAAAGgctttttctttatctttttttttttttttttttggaaaaaaagaaatggggTTATTGGAAATGAAATATGAACTTGAAACGTGATCCCGAAACCACCATGAAAGATCATTGTCATCATCAATCTTCGCCGCCCTTTATATTCCCTTTCTTCGTTTCTCTTGGTAATAGTAATAAGCCTTCATCTCCTCTCTCTTTCTGTGACTCTCTGTCTGTGCATATCTAATAGATAGATCTCTGTTTATCTTTCTTTTCgaatttgtgtttttgttgGTAAGAAGACCCTTGTTTCAACTTTGGTAAGTTTCCCAATTTGTGCTTTTCTTGCTACTACTGGTTTTTTTTCTAAGAATCTCTGTTTGTTTCCACGGAAAGTATTTCATGGGGAGTAAGTTTTTGTGGGTTGGTTTCTAGGGACATTTTACCATGAAGCCTAGCGGAAATTTATCCTGTTCTTGTCTCATTAAGCTAAATTTGGAATTTGCAAAAACGGgcttcccttttttctttctgggtgaaagtgattttttttttcagagggGGTACTTTGGGTGGAAACAAAAGGAGATCTGATTGTTGCTGGATTTGTTGTTTCTGGATGTTTGTTGTTTTGTTGTAAGATAGCTGAGATTAGGTTGGTTGTGTGAGTTCTTTTTCAGTATAATTGATTGATGAGAAATCATTGGATGCTGTGAAGTACGAGGGATTTGTGATTGTTTCATGGGCAACACATGCCGGGGATCTTTCAGAGGGAAATATTTTCAGGGCTACGGCCAGCCCGAAGAACAATCGACCTCCAAGCGCAACTCTGACCGCTCAAATTCCGATTATTCCCCCAGCAGCTTGAACTCTCAGCAGCTCGTTTCTCAGGAATTCGCCAAGGAAAACCCTAAGAAAGAAACCCGTGTATCCATCCTTAGTCCAACCAATAAAGACGGCACCATGAGGCGCGGTGTTGATAACCAATCTTATTATGTGTTGGGTCATAAGACTGCTAATATTCGCGACCTTTACTCATTGGGGCGTAAATTGGGACAAGGACAATTCGGTACGACTTATTTATGTACTGATATGGCCACAGGCATTGAGTATGCCTGCAAATCGATTTCAAAGAGAAAGTTGATTTCTAGGGAAGATGTAGAGGATGTGAGAAGGGAAATTCAGATAATGCATCATTTGGCAGGTCACAAGAATATTGTGACGATCAAGGGTGCTTATGAGGATCCATTGTATGTTCATATCGTGATGGAGCTTTGTGCTGGGGGTGAGTTGTTTGACCGGATCATTCAGAGGGGGCATTACAGTGAGAGAAAGGCAGCTGAATTGACAAAGATTATTGTAGGGGTTGTCGAGGCTTGTCATTCACTTGGGGTTATGCATAGAGATTTAAAGCCTGAGAATTTCCTATTGGTTAACAAGGATGATGATTTCTCTCTCAAAGCCATTGATTTTGGACTCTCTGTTTTCTTTAAACCAGGTAGAGGGATGCTtctcctctttattttttagtcTGCAAATGCATTTGAGGTATTTAAGGATgtaaataaatccaaataattTCTCAAGAATAAGTGTCAGATTTGGGCAATGTTTTTAATGTTCTAATGTTGCCCCTCAAATTTAGTTTCTAGGGACATATTTGTTGTTCTATTGGCATACTTCCAATTTACTGGGTTTATTTTGGGCATGCCTTGTAAATGGCACATGGGAGAGTTTGTGCTTTATGGTAGGAAAGTTGCCTTTTTCCTCACTTAAGTTGGTGGTATCAGCCAACTTCTTCTAGATCATAAAAGAGCTAACATCCAATTCCTAAGTTGTGCTTGTATATTCCTGTGACATTACATTATGTACACCTAGAATATATGATTTGGGTAGCAGTTTTATCTTTGTTTGACCTAAAATGTGGTTTGCTACTTCAGGTCAAGTTTTCACTGATGTGGTTGGAAGTCCATATTATGTTGCTCCTGAGGTACTTTGCAAGCATTACGGGCCAGAAGCAGATGTGTGGACGGCAGGGGTCATACTGTATATATTACTAAGTGGTGTACCGCCATTTTGGGCAGGTATATACATTTCTGATGCCAAAGTTGCAAAAGTTTTTCGGTTCTGTGTGCAATGTATTGAACATATGACTTTTCAATCTCAGAAACTCAACAGGGAATATTTGATGCGGTGCTGAAGGGATTCATTGATTTCGAATCAGAACCATGGCCACTAATATCTGACAGTGCAAAGGATCTGATTCGCAAAATGCTGTGTTCTCGGCCTGCAGATCGCTTGACTGCTCATGAAGTATTATGTATGTTAACCTGTTCTATTTGTACCTTTCTAATTGCTTtgtttctctaaaaatattcaATCAGCTGGACAATTCAATTCACTTTCTGTGTCCCTTTTTACTGCTTGTACACCTTCAATGGAGGGGTAGAGGTGTAAATGACCCAATTTGATCCAAGTATTTTATTCTTCTATCTTGGTTTGATTGGATTCAGGCTGAGCTTGAGGGGAGCTCAACTAGGGTGCTTTTAGTTGTGGCAAACCAAGATTAAGAAGCAACTTTGCTGAAAATTAAGATTGATCCTTGGTGCATTATTGTGGAACTGTCCTAAATGAGCTTCTTAATTTGAATTCTTCTAATTGGCTCAAGATAGTTGGGATGAGGTTGAGTATTTTGGTCAAGCACAGGGTTTTCCACATTACTATGGCACCCATAACGTTAAGTAGCTTCATAGTTGTGCAAATGATGCATAAACTTGCTGAGGAACCAGAATGTATGTGTACCCATTATTGTCAGAGCTAACATCTTGCTGAAGTAGGATTCCAGGTAATCTAGGATGCAACTAAATGATTTAAACTCAAATCATTGCCTTGCATTAACAATGAATGTATTCATACCCTTAGAGCAGGATTTTTTATCGATCTAGGGAGAAATAAATGCTTAACATTCAAAACCATTTTTGTTGCTTCAATGGTTTAACTATGTAAGGTGTTCAGGTATTCAATGATATGATAGTATGTTGTTTTAGCATTTATTTCCATTCCTGTTTGTATAATTGAAATCACAATCACATTAAATACTTGTTCACTTTCTCATTTATTTAGGTCATCCTTGGATATGCGAGAATGGAGTTGCTCCAGACAGGTCATTAGATCCAGCTGTACTTTCTCGTCTCAAACAGTTCTCGGCAATGAATAAGTTGAAGAAAATGGCTTTACGGgtatgtaaatttttatttataaatagtGTAACAGAAAGCTGGTGCATAATCTTACcaatctttctttcattttttaatcaGACAATGgctatataatttatttatgccCTTACTTTAAGGTCTTTTGTGATGGTTTTATGTTCTTTATGGGAATGGAGGAGTAAATTTGAGACATTTATGTGAATTAGATTCTTGATGTCAATTTGTAGGATTTGAGACAAAAAAAGTGAACTTTGTATGACAAGTTTCATGGTCAACTTCTTTATGTTATCAGGTAATAGCTGAAAGCCTATCAGAGGAGGAGATTGCTGGTTTGAGAGAGATGTTTAAAGCAATGGATACTGATAGCAGTGGTGCAATCACATTTGATGAGCTAAAAGCTGGTTTAAGAAGATATGGTTCTACCTTGAAAGAGTCAGAGATACGAGATCTTATGGATGCAGTAAGATGCTGTTACCAAGTggatattattttgttttggtttaTGTGTCTCTTCccttctttaatttctttcttttttatttttatagatttctttctttatttatttattcttccTTCCCTTTTCTTCCACTGAATCTTTGTCTTTCCACTGCCTGATGTTGTTTCATTATAACTTGTGTTTGGTATTGCTTCATTCGAGATGTAGTTCATTTGCTTGCCTGTTTAGGGAGTTCATAAGCCATTTCATTGTTTTATCAGGAAGGAAATTTTGTGATGTTAAAAGAATATAGGCTCCTTTTGGTGTTTAGGTAAAATATATTCTggaaatgacattggaaattcTTCATTGTCCTTATACTTGAAGCATTTTGATAGAAGTTCTGCTTCATTAACATGATGCCAAGtggcttcttttttattttctgccTGCCATTTTTCATGGTTTGGACTGGATCTACTAGTCATATTTAATCCCATGTTGTGCAATTCTTTGATAGATGCTAATATTTCATCGACATGATAACCAGCCTAATGTAACAGCGTGGACACAATTGTTTTCCATATAACAAGTAGAGCTTCAACTTTTTGATGAAGTTAATTCCTGGAGAGACCcccactttaaaatttttagaatccTTTTTTTTGGACCTTAGGAAGATATCAGTAGTTTTCAATGACACTTTCCTATTTGCATCATGAATTTAAGTCGAGATACTAAATAGAAATGTTATTTGGACATATATTcttggaattttattttgtttctttatggTTGAATAGAGTGGTTCTGTTATGAGGGGCTTTGCGCAattcttttcttcctcttcaGTGTAGTGTAGCTGTAATCCTGCAACGAAccaattttcttttaacttgAAAATccctgatgatgatgatgatttggGACACATCTACTtctcttttatatttcattCCAAATCATGTCTCCCTAACCCACAGTTCAAGAGAACTAgatattattttgtttccttatAGTTGAATAGAGTGGTTCTGTTATTAGGGGCTTTCTGCAAtgcttttcttctattttttttgctGTTAGCATATTGCACATCCTAGTTTGAACTGAAGAAACATATATAGGAAAAAGAGACAATTTTGAAATGGCATTAGGAAATAGAAGTACGGattttttaagctaaaaaaatGTAGTCTAGTAACTTTTTGGTTGCAAACCTGACAGGAAATACATTTCTTGTTTGTGAGAATACTAATCCACGCTCTCATTCAAAAAACCAGGAGCAGTTATCCTTTCTCTTACTTGTCAGTGTTGAAAACAAGAGAGCTATATAGGTCTACCATTGCTAACATTATTTTTATCCTTTAGGATATAAGAAAGCCCTCATCCTGTCTTTTATATTGCCATTGTATTTGAATATGACTGTGCCTTTTGTATTTGCCTTTACTGtgttttatcatataaatacaTGTTTAAGATCATGTCTGAGCTATTGTTATTGTTTTCAGGCTGATGTGGACAACAGTGGGACCATTGATTATGGAGAATTTATTGCTGCCACAGTTCATCTTAATAAACTAGAACGCGAGGAGCACCTTGTTGCAGCATTTCAGTACTTTGACAAAGATGGAAGTGGCTATATAACAGTTGATGAACTCCAGCAAGCTTGTGCAGAACATAATATGACCGATGTTTTCCTTGAAGACATTATCAAGGAAGTTGATCAGGATAATGTAAGTCATGAATACTTGCAATGGAATTCTTTTATCTTCTAAAACTATAGAGCAGACCTGAAAAGGATGTTTCTTGATTACGGAATATTGTAGGCTTTGTTTAAGATTGTCAATTTTGCTTGTTATGATGACCAAATTTAAAGTTCTTAATCCATTGGTGCATCGAATTCGATCAGCATATGACTTCAATGGAGCCACCTTGTATATCTTTCATGGGTATACAACTATTGAGAGAAGTGGCAGTATTTCTTTGTAGTAACTTTTTCTAATTGGTTGGTAGTTGTGCTTGTAAACAAGcttgtttttctcctttttacAACTGTGC contains the following coding sequences:
- the LOC100253693 gene encoding LOW QUALITY PROTEIN: calcium-dependent protein kinase 26 (The sequence of the model RefSeq protein was modified relative to this genomic sequence to represent the inferred CDS: deleted 2 bases in 1 codon), which gives rise to MNLKRDPETTMKDHCHHQSSPPFIFPFFVSLVRGICDCFMGNTCRGSFRGKYFQGYGQPEEQSTSKRNSDRSNSDYSPSSLNSQQLVSQEFAKENPKKETRVSILSPTNKDGTMRRGVDNQSYYVLGHKTANIRDLYSLGRKLGQGQFGTTYLCTDMATGIEYACKSISKRKLISREDVEDVRREIQIMHHLAGHKNIVTIKGAYEDPLYVHIVMELCAGGELFDRIIQRGHYSERKAAELTKIIVGVVEACHSLGVMHRDLKPENFLLVNKDDDFSLKAIDFGLSVFFKPGQVFTDVVGSPYYVAPEVLCKHYGPEADVWTAGVILYILLSGVPPFWAETQQGIFDAVLKGFIDFESEPWPLISDSAKDLIRKMLCSRPADRLTAHEVLCHPWICENGVAPDRSLDPAVLSRLKQFSAMNKLKKMALRVIAESLSEEEIAGLREMFKAMDTDSSGAITFDELKAGLRRYGSTLKESEIRDLMDAADVDNSGTIDYGEFIAATVHLNKLEREEHLVAAFQYFDKDGSGYITVDELQQACAEHNMTDVFLEDIIKEVDQDNDGRIDYSEFVAMMQKGNRDWKKNHAKQSEYEHERCTRSFLANTCTGWVGS